From a single Sorghum bicolor cultivar BTx623 chromosome 5, Sorghum_bicolor_NCBIv3, whole genome shotgun sequence genomic region:
- the LOC8155275 gene encoding probable beta-D-xylosidase 7 — protein MDDNASIRHHTTPSSTYHRRNPVMAAHVSVLLLVPALLMRVAVAGAPPFSCGPSSPSKGLPFCNMKLPASQRAADLVSRMTPAEKASQLGDIANGVPRLGVPSYKWWNEALHGVAISGKGIHMNQGVRSATSFPQVLHTAASFNDNLWFRIGQATGKEARAFYNIGQAEGLTMWSPNVNIFRDPRWGRGQETPGEDPAVASRYGAAFVRGLQGSSSNTKSVPPVLQTSACCKHATAYDLEDWKGVSRYSFKATVTIQDLADTFNPPFRSCVVDGKASCVMCAYTIVNGVPSCANGDLLTKTFRGSWGLDGYVAADCDAVAIMRNSQFYRPTAEDTVAATLKAGLDIDCGPYIQQYAMAAIQKGKLTQQDVDKAVKNLLTTRMRLGHFDGDPKTNVYGNLGAGHICTAEHKNLALEAALDGIVLLKNSAGVLPLKRGTVNSAAVIGHNANDVLALLGNYWGPPCAPTTPLQGIQGYVKNVKFLAGCNKAACNVAATPQATALASSSDAVILFMGLSQEQESEGKDRTTLLLPGNQQSLINAVANAAKRPVILVLLTGGPVDITFAQANPKIGAILWAGYPGQAGGLAIAKVLFGEKNPSGKLPNTWYPEEFTRIPMTDMRMRAAGSYPGRTYRFYNGKTIYKFGYGLSYSKFSHRVVTGRKNPAHNTSLLAAGLAAMTEDNLSYHVEHIGDVVCDQLKFLAVVKVQNHGPIDGKHTALMFLRWPSATDGRPTRQLIGFQSQHIKAGEKANLRFEVSPCEHFSRVRQDGRKVIDKGSHFLKVGKHELEISFGA, from the exons ATGGACGATAATGCATCTATTCGCCACCACACTACTCCCTCCTCCACATACCATCGCAGAAACCCCGTCATGGCAGCGCATGTTTCAGTGCTCCTCCTGGTGCCGGCGTTGCTGATGAGAGTGGCAGTGGCCGGAGCACCGCCGTTCTCGTGCGGCCCGTCGTCGCCGTCGAAGGGGTTACCGTTCTGCAACATGAAGCTCCCCGCGTCACAGCGTGCGGCGGACCTGGTGTCGCGGATGACGCCCGCCGAGAAGGCGTCCCAGCTTGGGGATATCGCCAACGGGGTGCCGCGACTTGGCGTCCCCTCGTACAAGTGGTGGAACGAGGCCCTGCACGGGGTGGCCATCTCCGGCAAGGGGATCCACATGAACCAGGGCGTACGCTCGGCCACCAGCTTTCCGCAGGTGCTGCACACCGCCGCGTCCTTCAACGACAACCTCTGGTTCCGCATCGGCCAG GCGACCGGCAAGGAGGCTCGGGCATTCTACAACATCGGACAGGCGGAGGGGCTCACCATGTGGTCCCCGAACGTGAACATCTTCCGGGACCCGCGGTGGGGCCGCGGCCAGGAGACCCCCGGCGAGGACCCCGCGGTGGCCAGCCGGTACGGCGCCGCCTTCGTCCGGGGCTTGcagggcagcagcagcaacaccaAATCCGTGCCGCCGGTGCTGCAGACCTCGGCTTGCTGCAAGCACGCCACGGCATATGACCTGGAGGACTGGAAGGGAGTGTCGCGGTACAGCTTCAAGGCCACCGTGACGATCCAGGACCTGGCGGACACCTTCAACCCGCCGTTCCGGAGCTGTGTGGTCGATGGAAAGGCCAGCTGCGTCATGTGCGCCTACACGATCGTCAATGGCGTGCCGTCGTGCGCCAATGGCGACCTGCTCACCAAGACCTTCAGGGGCAGCTGGGGACTCGACGG GTATGTCGCCGCGGACTGCGACGCGGTGGCCATCATGCGTAACTCACAGTTCTATCGCCCGACAGCGGAGGACACCGTCGCGGCCACGCTCAAAGCCG GATTGGACATAGACTGTGGTCCATACATCCAGCAGTACGCCATGGCCGCGATCCAGAAGGGGAAGCTGACGCAGCAGGACGTAGACAAGGCCGTCAAGAACCTCCTCACCACCCGCATGCGGCTGGGCCACTTCGACGGCGACCCCAAGACCAACGTGTACGGCAACCTCGGAGCCGGCCACATCTGCACGGCGGAGCACAAGAACCTAGCGCTCGAGGCGGCGCTGGACGGCATCGTCTTACTCAAGAACAGCGCGGGCGTCCTCCCGCTTAAACGAGGGACGGTCAACTCTGCCGCCGTCATCGGCCACAACGCCAACGACGTTCTCGCTCTCCTCGGCAACTATTGGGGCCCACCGTGCGCGCCGACCACGCCTCTCCAGGGGATCCAGGGCTACGTGAAGAACGTCAAGTTCCTGGCCGGGTGCAACAAGGCGGCCTGCAACGTCGCCGCGACGCCCCAGGCGACCGCGCTGGCGAGCTCGTCGGATGCCGTGATCCTGTTCATGGGACTGAGCCAGGAGCAGGAGAGCGAAGGGAAGGACAGGACGACACTTCTCCTTCCGGGTAACCAGCAGAGCTTGATCAACGCCGTCGCCAACGCAGCGAAGCGGCCAGTGATCTTGGTGCTTCTCACTGGCGGCCCGGTGGACATCACATTCGCCCAGGCGAACCCCAAGATCGGCGCCATCCTGTGGGCCGGCTACCCTGGCCAGGCTGGCGGCCTCGCCATTGCAAAAGTCCTGTTCGGCGAGAAGAACCCCAGTGGGAAGCTGCCGAACACGTGGTACCCGGAGGAGTTCACGAGGATCCCCATGACGGACATGCGGATGCGCGCCGCGGGCAGCTACCCTGGCCGGACTTACCGGTTCTACAATGGCAAGACCATCTATAAGTTCGGCTACGGCCTCAGCTACTCCAAGTTCTCTCACCGTGTAGTCACCGGGCGCAAGAACCCGGCGCACAACACGAGCCTACTCGCCGCCGGCCTCGCAGCGATGACCGAGGACAACTTGAGCTACCATGTCGAGCACATCGGCGACGTCGTGTGCGATCAGCTCAAATTCTTGGCAGTGGTCAAGGTGCAGAACCACGGGCCAATCGACGGGAAGCACACGGCGCTCATGTTCCTCCGGTGGCCCAGCGCGACCGACGGCCGACCAACGAGGCAGCTGATCGGGTTCCAGAGCCAGCACATCAAGGCAGGGGAGAAGGCGAACCTGAGGTTTGAGGTGAGCCCGTGTGAGCATTTCAGCAGGGTGAGGCAGGACGGCAGAAAGGTGATCGATAAAGGGTCACATTTCCTCAAGGTTGGCAAGCATGAGCTGGAGATTAGTTTTGGGGCAtga